In a single window of the Atlantibacter hermannii genome:
- the yqcC gene encoding Domain of uncharacterised function, DUF446 produces the protein MNRANAVRQQLLLIETTLRNHQQWQGNPPDAAAFASDQPFCLDTLAPYEWLQWIFIPRMHALLDSDSPLPQAFSIAPYYEVALHPGHPAREDIIALLQEMDAWFSEVKA, from the coding sequence ATGAACAGAGCGAATGCTGTGCGTCAGCAACTTCTCCTTATCGAAACAACGCTGCGCAACCACCAGCAGTGGCAGGGCAATCCGCCTGATGCCGCCGCGTTTGCCAGCGATCAGCCTTTTTGCCTGGACACCCTTGCGCCTTATGAGTGGCTGCAGTGGATTTTCATTCCCCGAATGCACGCGCTGCTCGACAGCGACAGCCCGTTGCCGCAGGCTTTTTCGATTGCGCCGTACTATGAAGTGGCGCTGCATCCGGGTCATCCGGCGCGTGAAGACATTATTGCCCTGCTCCAGGAAATGGATGCCTGGTTCAGTGAGGTAAAAGCGTGA
- the gudD gene encoding glucarate dehydratase: MTTYQSTPVVTEMNVIPVAGHDSMLMNLSGAHAPFFTRNIVIIKDNSGHTGVGEIPGGEKIRQTLEDAAALVVGKTLGEYKNILNTVRATFADRDAAGRGLQTFDLRTTIHVVTGIESALLDLLGQHLGVNVASLLGDGQQRSEVEMLGYLFFIGDRKRTPLPYQSQPDEQCDWYRLRHDEAMTPQAVVRLAEAAYEKYGFNDFKLKGGVLAGEEEAESIIALAKRFPQARVTLDPNGAWSLNEAIKIGKYLKGSLAYAEDPCGAEQGYSGREVMAEFRRATGLPTATNMIATDWRQMGHTLSLQSVDIPLADPHFWTMQGSVRVAQMCHDFGLTWGSHSNNHFDISLAMFTHVAAAAPGNITAIDTHWIWQEGNQRLTKAPFEIKGGMVQVPTTPGLGVELDMDQVMKANALYQKHGLGARDDAMGMQYLIPDWKFDNKRPCMVR; the protein is encoded by the coding sequence ATGACGACTTACCAGTCCACTCCTGTGGTCACCGAAATGAACGTTATCCCGGTGGCGGGTCACGATAGTATGCTGATGAACCTGAGCGGCGCCCATGCCCCGTTCTTCACGCGTAATATCGTCATCATCAAAGACAACTCTGGCCATACCGGCGTGGGCGAAATCCCCGGTGGCGAAAAAATTCGCCAGACCCTGGAAGATGCGGCAGCGCTGGTGGTAGGTAAAACGCTCGGAGAATATAAAAATATCCTCAATACGGTGCGTGCCACGTTCGCCGACCGTGACGCGGCTGGCCGTGGTCTGCAAACCTTCGATCTGCGTACCACGATCCACGTGGTGACCGGTATCGAATCGGCATTGCTGGATTTGCTGGGCCAGCACCTGGGCGTTAACGTGGCTTCACTGTTGGGCGATGGCCAACAGCGCAGCGAAGTGGAAATGCTCGGCTATCTGTTCTTCATTGGCGACCGCAAGCGCACACCGCTGCCGTATCAAAGCCAGCCGGATGAACAATGTGACTGGTATCGCCTGCGTCATGACGAAGCGATGACCCCGCAGGCGGTGGTACGCCTGGCGGAAGCGGCATATGAAAAATACGGCTTTAACGATTTCAAACTGAAAGGCGGCGTACTGGCTGGCGAAGAGGAAGCTGAATCCATCATCGCCCTGGCGAAACGCTTCCCGCAGGCCCGCGTCACGCTGGACCCGAACGGTGCCTGGTCGTTGAACGAAGCCATTAAAATCGGTAAATACCTGAAAGGTTCGCTGGCCTACGCAGAAGATCCGTGCGGCGCCGAGCAGGGTTATTCCGGTCGTGAAGTCATGGCCGAATTCCGCCGTGCGACGGGCTTGCCGACGGCGACCAATATGATTGCCACTGACTGGCGCCAGATGGGGCATACCCTGTCACTACAATCTGTCGACATCCCGCTGGCGGACCCGCACTTCTGGACCATGCAGGGCTCAGTACGCGTGGCGCAGATGTGCCATGATTTCGGTCTGACCTGGGGCTCGCATTCCAACAACCATTTTGATATTTCGCTGGCTATGTTCACCCATGTGGCGGCCGCTGCGCCGGGCAATATCACCGCGATCGACACCCACTGGATTTGGCAGGAAGGCAACCAGCGCCTGACCAAAGCGCCGTTCGAAATCAAAGGCGGCATGGTGCAGGTACCGACCACACCGGGTCTGGGTGTCGAGCTGGATATGGACCAGGTAATGAAAGCCAACGCGCTTTATCAAAAACATGGACTTGGCGCACGCGATGACGCCATGGGTATGCAGTATCTTATTCCTGACTGGAAATTCGATAACAAGCGCCCCTGTATGGTGCGTTAA
- the gudX gene encoding glucarate dehydratase, producing MTTQSSPVITEMKVIPVAGQDSMLMNIGGAHNAWFTRNIVVLTDNAGNTGVGEAPGGEVIYQTLVDAIPTVVGKEVARLNRVVQQVHKGNQAADFDTFGKGAWTFELKVNAVAALEAALLDLLGKALNVPVCELLGPGKQRDAVTVLGYLFYIGDRTKTDLPYQAGEQGKHPWYHLRHQEAMDSESVVRLAEAAQDRYGFKDFKLKGGVLPGEKEIDTARALKKRFPDARITVDPNGAWLLDEAIALCKGLNDVLTYAEDPCGAEQGYSGREVMAEFRRATGLPVATNMIATNWREMGHAVMLNAVDIPLADPHFWTLSGAVRVAQMCDDWGLTWGCHSNNHFDISLAMFTHVGAAAPGNPTAIDTHWIWQEGESRLTRDPLQIKDGKIAVPDAPGLGVEIDWDQIHKAHEAYKKLPGGARNDAGPMQYLIPGWTFDRKRPVFGRS from the coding sequence ATGACCACGCAATCAAGCCCCGTTATCACTGAGATGAAGGTGATACCCGTCGCCGGTCAGGACAGCATGCTGATGAATATCGGCGGCGCACATAACGCCTGGTTTACCCGTAATATCGTGGTGCTCACGGACAACGCCGGCAATACCGGCGTTGGGGAAGCGCCCGGCGGCGAAGTTATTTATCAAACGCTGGTGGATGCGATTCCCACCGTGGTTGGCAAGGAAGTGGCGCGGTTAAACCGCGTGGTGCAACAGGTCCACAAAGGCAACCAGGCGGCGGATTTCGATACCTTCGGCAAGGGTGCCTGGACGTTTGAACTGAAAGTGAACGCCGTGGCGGCACTGGAAGCGGCGCTGCTGGATCTGCTGGGCAAAGCGCTGAACGTGCCGGTGTGCGAACTGCTTGGGCCGGGTAAACAGCGCGACGCGGTTACCGTGCTGGGCTATCTGTTCTATATCGGCGATCGCACGAAAACCGATCTGCCGTATCAGGCGGGCGAGCAGGGTAAGCATCCCTGGTATCACCTGCGTCATCAGGAAGCGATGGACAGCGAGTCGGTGGTGCGTCTGGCAGAGGCGGCACAGGATCGCTATGGCTTTAAAGATTTCAAACTCAAAGGCGGCGTATTGCCCGGCGAAAAAGAGATCGACACCGCACGCGCCCTGAAAAAACGCTTTCCGGATGCGCGCATTACGGTGGATCCGAACGGCGCATGGCTGCTGGACGAAGCCATCGCGCTGTGCAAAGGGCTGAACGACGTGCTGACCTATGCGGAAGATCCGTGCGGGGCGGAACAGGGATATTCCGGCCGTGAAGTGATGGCGGAATTCCGCCGTGCGACAGGCCTGCCGGTCGCCACTAACATGATCGCCACCAACTGGCGTGAAATGGGCCATGCGGTGATGCTGAATGCAGTGGACATCCCGCTGGCGGACCCGCACTTCTGGACCCTGAGCGGTGCGGTACGCGTGGCGCAAATGTGCGACGACTGGGGCCTGACCTGGGGTTGCCACTCCAACAACCATTTCGATATTTCGCTGGCGATGTTTACCCATGTCGGCGCCGCGGCACCGGGCAACCCTACCGCCATTGATACACACTGGATCTGGCAGGAAGGCGAATCACGCCTCACCCGCGATCCGCTGCAAATTAAAGACGGCAAAATCGCCGTGCCGGATGCGCCAGGTCTGGGAGTGGAGATCGACTGGGATCAGATCCATAAGGCCCATGAAGCGTATAAAAAATTGCCCGGCGGCGCGCGTAACGATGCCGGTCCGATGCAGTATCTGATTCCTGGTTGGACATTTGACCGCAAACGCCCGGTATTCGGACGTTCCTGA
- the queF gene encoding NADPH-dependent 7-cyano-7-deazaguanine reductase — MTSYENHAALSGLTLGKSTAYRDIYDASLLQPVPRSLNRDPLGLRADALPFHGADIWTLYELSWLNNNGLPQVGVGHVSIDSASVNLVESKSFKLYLNSFNQTRFASWDEVQQTLAQDLGRCAQGNVDVKLFRLHELEGQTVAAFDGTCIDNQPITIDNYEFDADYLAGAAGDRVVEETLVSHLLKSNCLITHQPDWGSVQIRYNGPQIDREKLLRYLVSFRHHNEFHEQCVERIFNDIMRFCQPTSLSVYARYTRRGGLDINPWRSNTDFTPATGRLVRQ; from the coding sequence ATGACTTCTTATGAAAATCACGCGGCGTTAAGCGGCCTGACGCTGGGTAAATCCACTGCCTACCGGGACATTTACGACGCCAGTCTGTTGCAGCCGGTTCCCCGTAGCCTGAACCGTGACCCGCTGGGGCTCAGGGCCGACGCGCTGCCCTTCCACGGCGCGGACATCTGGACGCTGTATGAGCTTTCCTGGCTGAACAATAATGGGTTGCCGCAGGTCGGCGTGGGGCATGTCAGCATTGATTCCGCCAGCGTCAATCTGGTGGAGTCCAAAAGCTTTAAGCTCTACCTCAACAGTTTTAATCAAACCCGCTTCGCCAGTTGGGATGAGGTGCAACAGACCCTGGCGCAGGATTTAGGCCGCTGCGCGCAAGGCAATGTGGACGTAAAATTGTTTCGCCTGCACGAACTGGAAGGCCAGACGGTAGCGGCGTTTGACGGAACGTGTATTGATAATCAACCCATTACGATTGATAACTATGAGTTCGATGCGGATTATCTGGCGGGCGCTGCCGGCGATCGCGTGGTGGAAGAAACGCTGGTCAGCCATCTGTTGAAGTCAAACTGCCTGATTACCCATCAGCCTGACTGGGGCTCGGTGCAAATTCGTTATAACGGCCCGCAAATCGACCGGGAAAAGCTGCTGCGCTATCTGGTTTCTTTCCGCCATCATAATGAATTCCACGAACAGTGCGTGGAGCGAATTTTTAACGACATTATGCGTTTTTGCCAGCCGACATCCCTCAGCGTTTACGCGCGCTACACCCGTCGCGGCGGGCTGGATATCAATCCATGGCGCAGTAATACCGATTTTACGCCAGCCACGGGGCGTCTGGTGCGCCAATAA
- the ygdH gene encoding putative decarboxylase has translation MITHISPLGSMDMLSQLEVDMLKRTASSDIYQLFRNCSLAVLNSGSQTDNSKELLSRFENFDINVLRRERGVKLELINPPDEAFVDGRIIRSLQANLFAVLRDILFVNGQITSAGRLQHLDLEDSTHITNLVFSILRNARALHVGEAPNMVVCWGGHSINETEYLYARRVGTQLGLRELNICTGCGPGAMEAPMKGAAVGHAQQRYKEGRFIGMTEPSIIAAEPPNPLVNELIIMPDIEKRLEAFVRIAHGIIIFPGGVGTAEELLYLLGILMNPHNQDQVLPLILTGPKQSADYFRVLDEFIVSTLGEQARRYYRVIIDDAPEVARQMKKAMPLVKENRRETGDAYSFNWSIRISPDLQVPFEPTHSNMANLKLYPDQPTEILAADLRRAFSGIVAGNVKENGIRAIEQFGPYKIHGDRRMMKQMDDLLQGFVAQHRMKLPGSAYIPCYEICT, from the coding sequence TTGATTACACATATTAGCCCGCTTGGCTCAATGGATATGTTGTCGCAGCTGGAAGTCGATATGCTTAAACGCACGGCCAGCAGCGATATTTATCAACTCTTCCGCAATTGTTCTTTGGCAGTACTGAATTCCGGTAGTCAGACCGACAACAGTAAAGAACTGCTTTCTCGATTTGAAAATTTTGACATCAACGTATTACGTCGCGAACGCGGCGTTAAGCTTGAACTCATCAATCCGCCCGATGAGGCCTTCGTCGATGGTCGCATCATTCGCTCTTTGCAGGCGAACCTGTTTGCCGTGCTGCGCGATATTTTGTTCGTAAATGGGCAGATAACCAGCGCGGGTCGGTTGCAGCATCTCGATCTGGAAGACTCTACCCATATCACTAACCTGGTCTTCTCTATCCTGCGTAACGCCCGTGCGCTGCACGTCGGCGAAGCGCCGAATATGGTGGTGTGCTGGGGTGGGCACTCCATTAATGAAACCGAATACCTCTATGCCCGTCGCGTAGGGACGCAACTCGGTTTACGTGAACTCAATATTTGCACTGGCTGCGGACCGGGCGCGATGGAAGCGCCCATGAAAGGCGCGGCAGTCGGCCATGCGCAGCAACGTTATAAAGAAGGACGTTTCATCGGCATGACCGAACCGTCGATTATCGCCGCTGAACCGCCTAACCCGCTGGTGAACGAACTCATCATCATGCCGGATATTGAAAAGCGCCTCGAAGCCTTCGTGCGCATCGCTCATGGGATCATTATTTTCCCGGGCGGGGTAGGCACGGCAGAAGAGTTGCTTTACCTGCTGGGGATACTGATGAATCCGCATAACCAGGATCAGGTGCTGCCGCTTATCCTCACCGGGCCGAAACAGAGTGCAGATTATTTCCGCGTGCTGGATGAGTTTATCGTCAGTACGCTTGGGGAACAGGCGCGTCGCTATTATCGCGTGATTATTGACGATGCCCCGGAAGTCGCGCGCCAGATGAAAAAAGCCATGCCGCTGGTTAAAGAGAATCGCCGCGAAACCGGCGATGCATACAGCTTTAACTGGTCGATTCGTATTTCACCGGACCTTCAGGTGCCGTTTGAGCCGACGCACAGCAATATGGCGAACCTCAAACTGTATCCCGATCAGCCGACTGAAATCCTGGCAGCGGATTTACGCCGGGCCTTTTCAGGCATTGTGGCGGGTAACGTTAAAGAGAACGGCATTCGCGCTATTGAGCAATTCGGCCCCTACAAAATTCATGGCGATCGCCGCATGATGAAACAGATGGACGATCTGTTGCAGGGATTTGTTGCCCAACATCGTATGAAGCTACCGGGAAGCGCATATATCCCCTGCTATGAGATATGTACCTAG
- the gudP gene encoding glucarate transporter, with the protein MNTISQTASAVQKRTNARYWIVVMLFIVTSFNYGDRATLSIAGSEMAKDIGLDPVGMGYVFSAFSWAYVIGQIPGGWLLDRFGSKRVYFWSIFIWSMFTLLQGFVDIFSGFGIIVALFTLRFLVGLAEAPSFPGNSRIVAAWFPAQERGTAVAIFNSAQYFATVIFAPIMGWLTHAVGWSHVFFFMGGLGIFVSFLWLKMIHEPNKHPGVNQAELDYIEAGGALVNMDQKNNKQSVPFSQKWGQIKQLLASRMMIGVYIGQYCINALTYFFITWFPVYLVQARGMSILKAGFVASIPAICGFAGGVLGGIISDWLMRRTGSLNIARKTPIVLGMLLSMTMVFCNYVDVEWMIIGFMAMAFFGKGIGALGWAVMADTAPKEISGLSGGLFNMFGNISGIVTPIAIGYIVGVSGSFNGALIYVGVHAFIAVLSYLVIVGDIKRIELKPVTGSRT; encoded by the coding sequence ATGAATACGATTAGCCAGACGGCGAGTGCAGTGCAAAAGCGCACCAATGCTCGTTATTGGATAGTGGTGATGCTGTTTATCGTCACATCATTTAACTATGGCGACCGCGCCACGCTCTCGATCGCTGGTTCAGAAATGGCCAAAGATATCGGGCTGGATCCGGTGGGCATGGGTTACGTTTTCTCTGCGTTTTCGTGGGCATACGTCATCGGCCAGATCCCGGGCGGTTGGCTGCTCGACCGTTTTGGTTCAAAACGCGTCTATTTCTGGTCCATCTTTATTTGGTCCATGTTTACCCTGCTGCAAGGCTTCGTCGATATTTTTAGCGGCTTCGGCATCATTGTTGCGCTGTTCACTCTGCGCTTCCTGGTGGGCCTCGCTGAAGCACCTTCTTTCCCCGGCAACAGCCGAATCGTTGCGGCCTGGTTCCCGGCGCAGGAAAGGGGCACGGCGGTTGCGATATTTAACTCCGCACAGTATTTCGCAACGGTTATCTTCGCCCCGATCATGGGCTGGCTGACCCACGCGGTAGGTTGGTCGCATGTGTTCTTCTTCATGGGCGGTCTGGGTATTTTCGTCAGCTTCCTGTGGCTGAAAATGATCCACGAACCGAACAAACATCCGGGCGTCAACCAGGCCGAGCTTGATTACATCGAAGCCGGCGGCGCACTGGTCAATATGGATCAGAAAAACAACAAGCAGAGTGTGCCGTTCAGCCAGAAATGGGGCCAGATTAAGCAACTGCTGGCGTCCCGCATGATGATTGGCGTGTATATTGGTCAGTACTGCATCAACGCCCTGACGTACTTCTTCATTACCTGGTTCCCGGTGTACCTGGTCCAGGCGCGCGGTATGTCGATCCTTAAAGCGGGCTTTGTGGCGTCTATCCCGGCTATCTGCGGTTTCGCGGGCGGGGTGTTGGGCGGCATTATTTCCGACTGGCTGATGCGCCGTACCGGTTCGCTGAATATTGCCCGTAAAACGCCTATCGTGCTCGGTATGCTGCTCTCCATGACCATGGTGTTCTGTAACTACGTGGATGTGGAATGGATGATTATCGGCTTTATGGCCATGGCGTTCTTCGGTAAAGGCATCGGCGCGCTGGGTTGGGCGGTGATGGCAGATACCGCGCCGAAAGAGATCAGCGGCCTGAGCGGCGGTCTGTTCAATATGTTCGGTAACATCTCCGGTATCGTGACGCCTATCGCTATCGGTTATATCGTTGGGGTTTCTGGCTCGTTCAACGGCGCGTTGATTTACGTCGGTGTTCACGCCTTTATCGCCGTACTGAGTTATCTGGTGATCGTTGGTGATATCAAACGTATCGAACTCAAACCTGTTACCGGGAGTCGCACATGA
- the mioC_1 gene encoding putative flavodoxin, protein MAKIGIFVGTMYGNSLLVAEEAEAILRGQGHSATVYEDPELNDWRQYEHDHVLVVTSTTGQGDFPESIAPLFQTIKDQLGYQPGLRYGVIALGDSTYQNFCGAGKRFDALLAEQHAQRVGDVLMIDASEDPEPETVSNPWVEAWGAQLK, encoded by the coding sequence ATGGCAAAGATAGGGATTTTTGTCGGCACCATGTATGGCAACTCACTCCTGGTCGCCGAGGAGGCAGAAGCCATCTTACGCGGCCAGGGCCATAGCGCTACCGTTTATGAGGATCCGGAACTCAACGACTGGCGGCAATATGAGCACGATCATGTGCTGGTCGTCACCTCTACCACCGGACAGGGAGATTTCCCCGAGAGCATTGCCCCGTTATTCCAGACCATCAAAGACCAGCTTGGCTATCAACCTGGATTGCGATACGGCGTGATTGCCCTGGGCGACAGCACGTACCAGAATTTTTGCGGCGCCGGTAAGCGATTTGATGCGCTGCTTGCGGAACAACATGCACAACGCGTCGGCGATGTGCTGATGATAGACGCGAGTGAAGACCCGGAACCAGAAACGGTTTCCAACCCGTGGGTTGAAGCATGGGGCGCACAGCTTAAATAA
- the truC gene encoding tRNA pseudouridine synthase C, whose amino-acid sequence MSLEILYQDAWLVAVNKPSGWLVHRSWLDRDEKVVVMQTVRDQIGQHVFTAHRLDRPTSGVLLMGLSSEVGRLLAQQFEHHQIQKQYHAITRGWLQDEAVLDYPLTEELDKIGDKYARADKGPQPAVTHYRGIATVEMPVAVGRYPTARYSLVSLLPQTGRKHQLRRHLAHLRHPIIGDSKHGDLRQNRAAAEHFGCDRLMLHASSLTLNHPVTGAPLTLTAPLDKVWMSALSHFGWCGILPDIERVEFPALSGQDDVHQEQS is encoded by the coding sequence GTGAGTCTTGAGATCCTGTATCAGGATGCGTGGCTGGTGGCGGTAAATAAACCGTCGGGCTGGCTGGTTCACCGCAGTTGGCTTGACCGCGATGAAAAAGTGGTTGTGATGCAAACCGTGCGCGATCAGATTGGTCAGCATGTTTTTACTGCCCACCGCCTTGATCGCCCGACGTCTGGCGTATTGCTGATGGGGCTCTCCAGCGAAGTGGGGCGCTTACTGGCGCAGCAGTTTGAACATCACCAAATCCAGAAACAGTATCATGCCATCACCCGGGGCTGGTTGCAGGATGAGGCGGTACTGGATTATCCGCTGACGGAAGAGCTTGATAAAATCGGCGATAAGTATGCCCGCGCTGATAAAGGCCCGCAGCCTGCGGTTACCCATTATCGTGGCATCGCCACCGTGGAAATGCCGGTCGCCGTCGGACGCTATCCCACCGCGCGTTACAGCCTGGTTTCGTTATTGCCGCAAACCGGGCGTAAGCATCAGTTGCGCCGTCACCTGGCGCATCTGCGTCATCCCATTATCGGCGACAGCAAACACGGAGATTTACGCCAGAATCGTGCGGCGGCAGAGCATTTCGGCTGCGATCGCTTGATGTTGCATGCCAGCTCGCTAACGCTTAATCATCCGGTAACGGGCGCGCCGCTAACCCTCACCGCGCCGCTGGATAAGGTCTGGATGTCGGCGTTATCACATTTCGGCTGGTGCGGGATTCTCCCTGATATTGAAAGGGTTGAGTTTCCTGCACTCAGCGGCCAGGATGATGTTCATCAGGAACAATCGTAA
- the syd gene encoding SecY interacting protein Syd, whose protein sequence is MESDVQQALKAFTRRFCDAWHDAHSTWPQSEDLYGVPSPCIISTLQDRVIWQPQPFEPAASLSAVERAMDIVVQEDIHAFYTTQYAGDMAARFDGDALTLLQTWSEDDFRRVQENLIGHLVTQKRLKLSPTLFIATREDEMEVVSLCNLSGEVTVEKLGTRQRTVIAPSLSAFLSGLEPQV, encoded by the coding sequence GTGGAAAGTGATGTGCAGCAAGCCCTGAAAGCCTTTACCCGCCGATTTTGCGATGCGTGGCATGATGCGCACAGTACATGGCCGCAAAGCGAAGATCTCTATGGCGTCCCGTCGCCCTGCATTATCTCGACGTTGCAGGACCGGGTTATCTGGCAGCCGCAACCCTTTGAACCCGCCGCCAGCCTGAGTGCGGTGGAACGGGCCATGGACATCGTGGTGCAGGAAGATATCCACGCGTTTTATACCACGCAGTATGCGGGCGATATGGCGGCGCGATTTGACGGCGACGCGCTGACGCTGCTGCAAACCTGGAGCGAAGATGATTTCCGTCGCGTTCAGGAAAACCTCATTGGCCATCTTGTTACCCAAAAGCGCCTGAAGCTTTCACCGACGCTTTTTATCGCCACGCGCGAAGATGAAATGGAGGTGGTTTCGCTGTGCAATTTAAGCGGCGAAGTCACGGTAGAAAAACTGGGCACCCGTCAGCGCACCGTGATTGCGCCTTCGCTTAGCGCCTTCCTTTCTGGCCTTGAGCCGCAGGTGTAA
- the sdaC gene encoding serine transporter family protein, which produces METTQTSTIASTATRSSWRKTDTMWMLGLYGTAIGAGVLFLPINAGVGGMIPLIIMAIIAFPMTFFAHRGLTRFVLSGKNPGEDITEVVEEHFGIGAGKLITLLYFFAIYPILLVYSVAITNTVDSFITHQLGMTAPPRAILSLILIIGMMTIVRFGEQMIVKAMSVLVFPFVAALMLLALYLIPQWNGAALDTLSFSSAATTTGNGLWMTLWLAIPVMVFSFNHSPIISSFAVAKREEYGVDAEKKCSRILAFAHIMMVLTVMFFVFSCVLSLSPADLAEAKAQNISILSYLANHFNAPVIAWMAPIIAIIAITKSFLGHYLGAREGFNGMVIKSLRGKGKSIEINKLNRITALFMLVTTWIVATLNPSILGMIETLGGPIIAMILFLMPMYAIQKVPAMRKYSGHISNVFVVVMGLIAISAIFYSLFG; this is translated from the coding sequence ATGGAAACCACCCAAACCAGCACCATTGCGTCAACCGCGACGCGTAGTTCATGGCGCAAAACCGACACCATGTGGATGCTTGGCCTGTACGGCACGGCAATCGGCGCAGGTGTTCTTTTCTTACCTATTAACGCCGGTGTCGGCGGCATGATCCCGCTGATTATCATGGCGATCATTGCCTTCCCAATGACCTTCTTCGCACACCGCGGGCTGACCCGCTTTGTGCTGTCCGGTAAAAACCCAGGCGAAGACATCACTGAAGTGGTTGAAGAGCACTTTGGTATTGGCGCAGGCAAACTGATCACCCTGCTCTACTTCTTCGCGATTTACCCAATCCTGCTGGTTTACAGCGTGGCCATCACCAACACCGTGGACAGCTTTATTACCCACCAGTTGGGTATGACTGCGCCGCCGCGTGCGATCCTTTCCCTGATCCTGATTATCGGCATGATGACCATCGTGCGTTTTGGTGAGCAGATGATCGTGAAAGCGATGAGCGTGCTGGTATTCCCGTTTGTTGCCGCCCTGATGCTGCTTGCGCTTTACCTGATCCCGCAGTGGAACGGTGCCGCGCTGGATACCTTATCTTTCAGCTCCGCAGCAACCACGACCGGCAATGGCCTGTGGATGACCCTGTGGCTGGCAATCCCGGTAATGGTCTTCTCCTTTAACCACTCCCCGATCATCTCCTCCTTCGCCGTGGCGAAGCGTGAAGAGTACGGCGTGGACGCGGAGAAAAAATGTTCACGTATCCTGGCTTTCGCACACATCATGATGGTGCTGACGGTCATGTTCTTCGTATTCAGCTGCGTTCTGAGCCTGTCCCCGGCTGACCTGGCTGAAGCGAAAGCGCAGAACATCTCTATTCTGTCTTACCTGGCTAACCATTTTAACGCGCCGGTCATCGCCTGGATGGCGCCGATCATTGCGATTATCGCCATCACAAAATCCTTCCTCGGCCACTACCTGGGCGCGCGTGAAGGCTTTAACGGTATGGTGATTAAGTCTCTGCGCGGTAAAGGTAAAAGCATCGAAATCAACAAACTGAACCGCATCACTGCGCTGTTCATGCTGGTCACGACCTGGATTGTAGCGACCCTGAACCCGAGCATCCTGGGCATGATTGAAACCCTGGGCGGCCCGATCATCGCGATGATTCTGTTCCTGATGCCGATGTATGCCATTCAGAAAGTCCCGGCTATGCGTAAGTACAGCGGCCACATCAGTAATGTGTTTGTGGTTGTGATGGGCCTGATCGCCATCTCCGCTATCTTCTACTCACTGTTCGGTTAA